The genomic interval TCTTCGTGGTGAAGCTCTTTAGCGCCGATGCGCCAAAATTGCCTTGCGTAATGCGGCTACAACCTTATCCGGGCGCATCGGCAAGTCTCGCACGCGGGCGCCGCTCAACGCGTTGGCAACCGCGTTGCCAATCGCCGGTGCCATCGGTGGCAGTGCCGCTTCGCCCATGCCTTTGGCGCCGAAGGGGCCGTCGGGGTGAGGGTTTTCTACCAGCACTGAGTGAAATTCTTCTGGGTGATCGCCGAGCGACGGCAGCAGGTAATCCATGAAAGAGCTGTTGATTGGCTGGCCGTTGTCGAAGCGCATCTCTTCGAAGAGCGCTGAGCCCATGCCGGCCAGCGCCGAGCCTTCGTTTTGTAAGTTGCATTGGCGCGGATGGATCGCTTTGCCGACGTCGACAGCGGAAACAACGCGCAGCACGCGCACTTTGCCGGTTTCGGTGTCGACTTCAACTTCGGCGCCGGAGGCTGCGTAGAACCAAAAGACCGAGTTTTTGCCGCGGCCGGTTTTCTCGTTCACGCCGCCTTCGGTGCGCAGCATGAAGCTGCCGAACATGCTGCCGCTGGCTTCGCCGTACTTGGCGCGAAACAGCTGGGGGATCGTCAGCGATTTTTCTGGGACGCCTTTGACACGCACGGCGCCGTCGATCGTTTCTAAATCTTCTTCGCGGGCTTCGAGCTGCTTGGCGGCGACTTCGAAGAGCTGGGCGCGAATCTGCGCGGCGGATTTCTGCACGGCTTGCCCCATGTGAAAAGTGGTGCGGCTCGAGCTCGTGGCCTTATCGTACGGCGTGAAGTCGCTGTCTGGGAAACTGACGCTGACACGCTCCATCGGCAAGCCCAACTCGTCGCCGACGATCTGCGCTAAACAAGTGCGCGCGCCTTGGCCCATGTCGACACTGCTGGTCAGCACCACTGCCGAGCCGTCGCCGTTTAAGCGGATGCTCGCCGCCGAGGTGCTTGGTGTCGAGGTGCTTTTTATCGCCACGGCCAAGCCTTTGGCGCGGACAACCGGACTGCCATTCTGCGCCGGATGCAATTCTGCTTTGCCGCGCCAGTCGAGCGCTTGGGCGACTTGTTTGACGCAGTCGGAGATGCCGACGGAAATCATCGGTTCGTCGGTGATGAAGCGGTCGCCTTCTTTGAGCAGATTTTTCAAGCGCAGCTCGACCGGGTCCATGTCCAAACGGCGGGCGATCTCGTCGACCATCGATTCATAGGCCCAGCAGACGTGCGAAGCGCCGACGCCGCGATAGGGCCCGGCCGGCGGCAGATTGGTGTAGACCGCATAGCTGGTTAGGTCGCGGTTGGGAATATTGTACGGGCCGGCGGCGATATAGCAGCCATTTTTCGAATTGGCCGGTCCGGAGAGCGCATAGGCACCCATCTCGTAATAGACATCGGCCTTGCAAGCGGTGATACGACCGTCGCGCTTGAAACCCATTTTCATCGTGATCGCCGCGCCGAAGCGGCGCCCGGTGAGAAATACTTCGTCGCGGGTCAAGATCCAGCGCGCCGGACGGCGCGCTTTTTTTGCCAGCAGCGCGACCACCGGTTCGACGCGCGCGTGATTTTTACCACCGTAGCCGCCGCCGACGAAGGGCACGATCACGCGCACCTGGGTGAGCGGCAGTTTGAAGACCTTTGCGATCTGTTCCTGCAGCGGTGACGGTGTCTGACAGGGCGTGTGGACGACAAGCTTGCCGCCGGGTTCCCAGTAGGCGCTAACGACGTGCAGCTCGATATGGCCGTGCTGCACCGGCGGCACGCTGTAGCTATGCTCGACGATTTCATCAGCGTCGCGAAAGCCAGCTTCGGCATCGCCGCTTTCGACGTGATAGCGGCCATGAATGTTACCGCCGGCGTTTTTGTCGACATGTTTTTGGTGAATGATCGGCGCATCGGGTCTGGCGCTCGCGAGAATGTCGGTAACGGCGGGCAGCTCGTCATATTCGACATCGATCAGCGCGGCGGCGGCTTCGGCGATCGCTTCACTTTCCGCCGCCACCGCGGCGACGATGTCGCCGACGTAATGCACTTTGTCGATGGCGACCACCGGCTGGTCTTCGACGCCGGTGCCGTAGCGCGGATTGAGGCCGGCGAGATCGTCGCGGGTGACGATTGCAGCCACCCCCGGCAAAGACCGCGCTTTGCTGGCGTCGACGCGCACGAGTCTCGCGTGGGCGTAGGGGCTGCGCAGTGCTTTGACGGCGAGCAGGCCGGGGAAGTCCAAGTCGGCGACATAGTTAATCGCGCCGCTCACCTTGGCGACGCCGCCGACCATGGGAACATTGGTGCCGACGAGTTTCATAGGTGTGCCTCCGTGGCCGCTGCGATGGGCGCGGCGGATCAGCTCCGGCGCGTGGAGTCTGCGATAATGGCTTTCACACGCGCTTGCACTTCGCGGCCTTTCTCTCTCATGAGCTGCTCGTAGGCGTCGTTGCGCCAACGATCGAAAGCTTCGACGTAGCCGTGCCGCTCGCGCAGCCGCTCGTACCAGGCGGGAATATGCGGCCGGCCTTCCCCAAAAAACTGCAATTGCAAATGATCGAGGCGAGTGATGTAGGGCGCGTAGCCGATATCGGCGAGGGAAAATTCTTTGCCGCTGAGCCAGCTGTTTCGACTCAACGCCTCTTCCATGTCGCCGAGCAGTTTATCGAAGCGCTTGGCAGCATCGATGAAAAAATGCTCCTCGACACCTTTGGTGATGTTCTCCCAACTTTGCTCACGCCGTTTTGCATCGGG from Deltaproteobacteria bacterium carries:
- a CDS encoding xanthine dehydrogenase subunit D, encoding MKLVGTNVPMVGGVAKVSGAINYVADLDFPGLLAVKALRSPYAHARLVRVDASKARSLPGVAAIVTRDDLAGLNPRYGTGVEDQPVVAIDKVHYVGDIVAAVAAESEAIAEAAAALIDVEYDELPAVTDILASARPDAPIIHQKHVDKNAGGNIHGRYHVESGDAEAGFRDADEIVEHSYSVPPVQHGHIELHVVSAYWEPGGKLVVHTPCQTPSPLQEQIAKVFKLPLTQVRVIVPFVGGGYGGKNHARVEPVVALLAKKARRPARWILTRDEVFLTGRRFGAAITMKMGFKRDGRITACKADVYYEMGAYALSGPANSKNGCYIAAGPYNIPNRDLTSYAVYTNLPPAGPYRGVGASHVCWAYESMVDEIARRLDMDPVELRLKNLLKEGDRFITDEPMISVGISDCVKQVAQALDWRGKAELHPAQNGSPVVRAKGLAVAIKSTSTPSTSAASIRLNGDGSAVVLTSSVDMGQGARTCLAQIVGDELGLPMERVSVSFPDSDFTPYDKATSSSRTTFHMGQAVQKSAAQIRAQLFEVAAKQLEAREEDLETIDGAVRVKGVPEKSLTIPQLFRAKYGEASGSMFGSFMLRTEGGVNEKTGRGKNSVFWFYAASGAEVEVDTETGKVRVLRVVSAVDVGKAIHPRQCNLQNEGSALAGMGSALFEEMRFDNGQPINSSFMDYLLPSLGDHPEEFHSVLVENPHPDGPFGAKGMGEAALPPMAPAIGNAVANALSGARVRDLPMRPDKVVAALRKAILAHRR